The stretch of DNA CGCGCTGGGGGATCCCGAGGCCGGGGAGGAGGCGCTGGAGCGGGTGCGGGGCATCGCGCGGCGGCACGGGGTGGACCGCGCGGTGCAGGGGGAGGCCGAGCGGTACGCGGCCCGGGCGGCCGAGGTGGCCGCCGGCTGGGGGACGCGCTGGCGGGCCGAGGCCGTGGCCTTCTTCGCGTACCTGCCGGTCTGGACGGTGGCCCGCGACCACTGAGGCGGATAGGGCGGGGGCGGAGTCGGGAAGAGAGAGGGGAGGGGAGGGGAGGGGCGGGGGCGGGACCGGCGCAGGCCGGTGAGGTGCGGAGTCGATCGGCGGATTCCGGTCAGGCGGACGGGAGGTGGTCGGCGACGAGCTCGGCGAACTCCTCGGGGGAGAGGATCCGGATGCCCAGCGACTCGGCCTTGGCCCGCTTGGAGCCGGCCTTCTCGCCGGCCACCAGGAGGGTGGTGCGCTGGGAGACCGAGGAGGAGGACTTGCCGCCGGCCCGCTCCACGAGTTCGTTCACCTCGGTGCGGGAGAGGGCGGCGAGGGGGCCGGTCATCGAGCCGGTGACCACCACCGTCTCGCCGGTGAGCGGGCCGGCGAGCGGACCTGCGCCGACGGTCTCCCCGTCGCCCTCGGCCGCCACCGCTGCGGTGCGCTGCGGCTCGGCCACCTGGGTGCCGACGCCCTGGGCCGCCAGGCGGTCCAACAGCGGTGCCAGGGAGAGGAGTTCGGCGGAGATCAGGCGGGCCTTCTCGGGGCCGATGCCGTCGACCTCGGCGAGGGTGTCGGCGTCGGCGGCGCGGATGGCGGCCAGCGAACCGAAGTGGGCGGCGATCCGGCGGGACATCGTCCGGCCGGTGCCCCGGACGCCGAGGGCGCAGAACACCCGGTGCAGGGCCGCACCCCGGGCGGTCTCGATCGCGGCGAGCAGGTTGTCGGCGCTCACCTCGCCCATCCGGTCCAGGGTGAGCAGTTGCTCCTTGGTGAGGGTGAAGAGGTCGGCGAGATCGCTCACCAGGCCGCTCTCCACCAGCTGGACGGCGCGGGTGCCGCCAAGGCCCTCGATGTCGAGCTGGTCGCGGCCGGCCGCGTACCGCACCGAGGCCACGGCCTGGCAGGCCCGCCCCCGCACGCAGCGCCAGCGCTGCTCGGAGCTGTCGATCGCGTCCTCGCAGCGCGGGCAGGCCTCGGGGAAGACGATCTCGGTCTCGGCGCCGGTGCGCTGGTCGGCCAGCGGGGCCTCGACCCGGGGGATCACGTCGCCCGCGCGGTAGACGAAGACCTGGTCGCCGAGCATCAGGCCGCGCCGGGTGATGTCGGCCGGGTTGTGCAGGGTCGCGTAGGTGACGGTGACGCCGTCGATCACCACCGGCTCCAGCACGGCGCGCGGGGCGATGATGCCGGTGCGGCCCACGTTCCACTCCACCGCGAGCAGCCGGGTCACCTTGTGCTCGGCGGCGAGCTTGCGGGCCACCGCCCAGCGGGGCGCGCGCGAGCCGGAGCCGGCCGCCTGCTGGTCGGCTCCGGCGTCGGCCTTGACCACCACGCCGTCGATCCCGAACGGCAGGGCGCTGCGCAGCGCGGTGATCGCCGCGATCCGCTGCCCGACCTGCGCGAGGTCGGCGCAGCGCAGCGGGGCCGCCGGGGTGCCGGCGGCGGTGTGCGCGCCGAGCGCGGCCAGAGCTTCGAGCAGGGCGCTGTGGTCGAGGTGGTCGAGGCCGACGGCGCCGTAGGCGAAGAAGGTCAGCTCGATCCGGTACGGGCGGTCCTTGGCGCGCAGGGTGCCGGCCGCGCCGCTGCGCGGGTGGGCGAAGGGGGTGGCGCCGTGCTCGGTGCGGATCCGGTTGGCCTCGTCGAACTGGGCGGTGGTGAGCAGGACTTCGCCGCGCAGCTCGAGGTCGAGCGGCTCGGCGAGGGTGGCGGGCAGGCCGAGCACCGCCTCGGCGGCGTGCGTGATGTCCTCGCCGGCCAGGCCGTCGCCCCTGGTCAGCAGCTGCACCAACTGCCCGCCCTGGTAGCGGGCGGCGACGGCCAGGCCGTCCAGCTTGGGCTCCACGCACCAGGCGGCCACCGGCCGGCCGAGCCGGCGCTCCAGACCGGCCGCCCACTCGGCCAGCTCCTCGTCGGAGAACACGTTGTCCAGCGAGAGCATCGGCACCGAGTGCGGCACGTCGCCCTGGACGGAGCCGCCGGCCACCTTGCCGCTCGGTGACTCGGGCAGCACCTCGTCGGGGTGCTCCTGCTCGTACGCGAGAATGGCACGCAGCAGCGCGTCGTACTCGTCGTCGCCCAGGGGCGTGCTGCCATCGGTGTAGTACGCGGTGGCGGCCCGCACCGCGGAGCTGACCGCGGCGGCGTAGGCGGCGGGGGAGGGCAGGGGCGTGGTGTCCGTCGTCATGGCACCCATCCTCCCGAGCGGCACCGACAATCGGACGAAGGCAGTCCGCAGCAGGCAGTGGAAGGCGAGAGGCAGCAGGATGATCTTCATCGTGGTGAAGTTCCAGGTCAAGGCCGAGCACGTCGAGGAGTGGCCCGAGCGGGTGGCCGCGTTCACCGAGGCGACCCGGGCGGAGGCCGGGAACCTGTGGTTCGAGTGGTCGCGCAGCCTGGAGGAGCAGGACACCTACGTGCTGGTCGAGGCCTTCCGGGACGGCGCCGGGGAAGCGCACGTCAACTCCGACCACTTCCGGGCCGGGCTGGCGGCGATGCAGCCGCTGCTGCGCCGCACCCCCGAGATCGTGAGCACCACGATCGAGGGAGCGACGGGGTGGAGCGCGATGGGCGAGCTCGTCGTCGACTGACGGGCGGTGGCGGACCGGCCGCCGGGGGTCAGCTGGCGTGCGGGATGATCAGCGGCCAGGGCGGGCCGGCATCGCGGCCGGCGGCGGCGCGCAGCGGGTTGAGGGTGTGCCGGCGCTGGTCGCGCGGGGTGCTGGCCGAGTCGGCCCGGACGGCCTTGCGGAACCAGCTGGCTGAAGTACGCGAGCTGGTGCGGGAGTTGGGCAGGACGAGCCCCAACAGGTGGTCGATGGCGGTGTCGGAGAGCGGTTCCAGCGTGATGGTGGTGGCGTGCCGCCGCCCGCCGCCCCAGCCGGGCCGGCGGCCGAGCAGCTCCGGGCCGGCCGCCGCGACCACCAACAGCGGGATCGGACCGGAGAGTTCGGCGAAGTTGTCGGCGAGGTCGAGCAGGGCGTCCTCGGCGTTGTGCAGGTCGTCGATCACGATGACCAGCGGTTCGGCGATGGCGATCTCGGTGATCAGTCGGCACCAGCCTTCGGAGGCGGTCGGGGCGCCTTCGGCCGGCTCGGCGTCCTGGGCGTCATAAGCGTTTTCGGCGGCCGCGGGGTCGAGCAGTCGGAGGAGGCAGGGCAGCAGCCAGGCGGATTCGGCCGGGCAGACCAGTCGGTCGAGCGCCTCGGCGAGCTTGGTCCGGGCCGCGTCCGGCGAGTCGGCCGGGGTGATCCCGCAGTACGCCTTGAGCGTCTCGGCCTGCGTGGCCGCGACGCTGCCGTCGCCGGTGGCCGGAGCGCGGCTGACCAGTACCCGGACCGGCGTGGACCGGTCGGCGACCAGCCGCTCGAACTCGGCCAGGAAGGTGGTCTTGCCGATCCCCCGGTCGCCCAGGACGGTCACCAGGTGCGGCATCGAGCGGAGCCTGGTGCGGTCCAGAACGCCGCGCAGCAGCTCGAGTTCGAGCTCGCGCTCGACGGTGGGCAGGCCCTCCTGCGGACGCGCCCCGCGCCGGGGGCCGTGGATCGGCCAACCGGCGCCCTCCGCGTCCTCGAAGGCCGGACCGTCCCCGTAGGCGACCAGGGCGGAGGTCGCCCGGTAGGTGGCGTCGCAGGCCAGCAGCTCGCCCTCCTCGGCCAGGTCGAGCAGCTGCTGACAGCGGTCGAGCAGGCTGCCGGTGATCGAGACGGGCACCGTCGGGTCCTCCCGGTGGTAGCGCAGCAGGGCGTCCCCGGTGGCCACGGCCGCGTGGAACTCCGGCTGCTGCCCGGCCGGGGCGGAGTGGGCCAGCAGCCCGGCGGCGGCCCGGAAGCCGTCCCGGATCGCCATCGCGGCGAACACCGCGTCCTCGGCGTGGCCCTCGCCCTGGCGGCCCTTGAAGAGCGCGAGCGAGACCGAGCCGATCGAGGCCGCGACCACCCCGCCGAAGTGCCGGATGTGCTCCTGGATCATCCCGGACATCTCGTCGAGCAGCTCGTCGATGTCCGAGGGCGCGTCCTGGTGCAGCTCGACGTCCAGGATTGTGCGCATGATCAGCACGCTGACCTGCTCCCGCTCCGCCGTCGCCGGCCGCGGCCCGGCCCCGCTCGGGGCGGATGGCGACGGTGCGCCGGAGGGCGATAGCGGGAGCGAGGGCGCAGCGGCGGAGGAAGGAGCGGCGGAGGGCGTCGGGGCCGGGGTGACGGGGCGCGGGGGCGCGGCCTCGGTGGTCGGGGCCGCCGGTCGAGCGGGCCGGCGGAGCTCGACCGGGGCCGGGGCGGGCTCGGCGGCCTCCAGGTTGAGCGCCGGGTCGTGGTTGAGGATGGCCTGCTGGAGCGCCTGCAGCTCCCGGCTCGGCTCCAGGCCGAGCTCCTCCACCAGGGCCGTGCGCAGCCGGCTGTAGGCGTTCAGCGCGTCGGCCTGGCGCCCGCAGCGGTACAGCGCGAGCACCAGCTGCCCGTACGAGCGCTCGCGCAGCGTCGCGGTGGTGGCCGTGGCCTCCAGCTCGGGAAGGATCTCGTGGTGCCGTCCGCAGGCCAGCTCGGCCTCGAAGCAGTCCTCCACGGCGTCGAGCCGGGCGTTCTGGATGGTCGTCAGCTCCGGCCAGCAGACGCCGGTCTCGACCAGGTCGGCCAGCGCGGTGCCGCGCCAGAGCGCGAGGGCGTCCCGGAGTAACCGGGCCGCCTGTGCCGGGTCTCCGGCCGTCAACTTCGCCCGGCCCTCCTCCACCCGGCGCTGGTACCGGTGGAGGTCGATCGCCTCCGGGTCGACCTGGAGCCGGTAGCCGGGAGCCTGGGTCAGCAGGGCCGCCCGGCCGGATCCGGCCGGTTCGGGCGCCTGCCGGGACGGCTCGGACGGTGCGGCCGAGAGCAGCTGGCGCAGGCCCCAGACCGCGTTCTGCAGGATCTTGCGGGCGGAGGCCGGGGCGTCGTCGACCGGCCAGAGGGCGTTGAGCAACTGGCTGGTGGGCACCACGCGGTTGGGCTGGAGCAGCAGGAAGCCGAGGGTGGCCCGCTGCTTGACCCCGCCCAGCGCGACGGGGCCGGAGGTTTCCAGAATCTCCAGCGGACCCAGAACACGGAACTGCACTGATTCCCCCTAAGTCGAATTTCCCGGGGTATGACGAGCGGGTGGCGCGACCAGTGGCTTCCGGCCAGTTGATTCGTCTACCCCCTCTGCACGATGCCACCCGACAGACCCCAAGGTAAGTACTGACTTTTTGGTAACCACCTGGGAGATCCCTGGGTGCGGCTTCTGAGCGGTGTCGATGGCCTGATCTCGTCCTCGACGGGCAGGATTCCGCCAATGACCGTACGGCCGGATTCCGATTGGGGGGAGGTGGGTGCCGAAGCGCGGGAACGGAAAAGGCAGCCAGGCCCGGGGCGGCGGGGGTCCGCTCCGGGCCTGGCTGCTGTTCGGGGGGTGGGTCAGCGTGTCACTCGGCGCCCTTCGGGTGGCGGATGCCCTGGGCCTTGCTGGCCTTGACCAGCTTGGCCAGGCCGACCTGGTCGAGGGCCACGGTGGAGACGGCGTTGCCGTACTGGCCCGCGTCCACCTGCTGGGCCGCCCCGGCGATGCCGGGCAGCGCGACGTGGGTGATCCAGGCTTCGGCGAAGGGAAGCAGTGCCGCCGCCGGGATCTTCTCCGAGCCGACCAGGGCGAAGCCGTGCAGGGCGTCGTAGTCGAGCAGGCAGGCCACCGCCACCGGGCTCGCCGCCGCCGCCTCGGCCACGCCCGCCGCCTCCACCGCGCCCTGTGCGACGAGCGCGTACGCCTTGCCGGCGGAGCGGTTCCAGACGGTGGTCGGGTGGCCGGCCGCGACGAATGCGGCCGCCAGGGCGGTGCCCATCAGGCCGAGGCCGAGGACGGTTACGGGAGTGCGGTGTTCATCCGCCATGACAGTAATTCCTGGGGTAGACATTGCATTCGGCATATCGGCGAGTTCGGGTCGAAACT from Kitasatospora sp. MMS16-BH015 encodes:
- a CDS encoding putative quinol monooxygenase, with the translated sequence MIFIVVKFQVKAEHVEEWPERVAAFTEATRAEAGNLWFEWSRSLEEQDTYVLVEAFRDGAGEAHVNSDHFRAGLAAMQPLLRRTPEIVSTTIEGATGWSAMGELVVD
- the ligA gene encoding NAD-dependent DNA ligase LigA, which translates into the protein MGAMTTDTTPLPSPAAYAAAVSSAVRAATAYYTDGSTPLGDDEYDALLRAILAYEQEHPDEVLPESPSGKVAGGSVQGDVPHSVPMLSLDNVFSDEELAEWAAGLERRLGRPVAAWCVEPKLDGLAVAARYQGGQLVQLLTRGDGLAGEDITHAAEAVLGLPATLAEPLDLELRGEVLLTTAQFDEANRIRTEHGATPFAHPRSGAAGTLRAKDRPYRIELTFFAYGAVGLDHLDHSALLEALAALGAHTAAGTPAAPLRCADLAQVGQRIAAITALRSALPFGIDGVVVKADAGADQQAAGSGSRAPRWAVARKLAAEHKVTRLLAVEWNVGRTGIIAPRAVLEPVVIDGVTVTYATLHNPADITRRGLMLGDQVFVYRAGDVIPRVEAPLADQRTGAETEIVFPEACPRCEDAIDSSEQRWRCVRGRACQAVASVRYAAGRDQLDIEGLGGTRAVQLVESGLVSDLADLFTLTKEQLLTLDRMGEVSADNLLAAIETARGAALHRVFCALGVRGTGRTMSRRIAAHFGSLAAIRAADADTLAEVDGIGPEKARLISAELLSLAPLLDRLAAQGVGTQVAEPQRTAAVAAEGDGETVGAGPLAGPLTGETVVVTGSMTGPLAALSRTEVNELVERAGGKSSSSVSQRTTLLVAGEKAGSKRAKAESLGIRILSPEEFAELVADHLPSA
- a CDS encoding BTAD domain-containing putative transcriptional regulator, whose translation is MQFRVLGPLEILETSGPVALGGVKQRATLGFLLLQPNRVVPTSQLLNALWPVDDAPASARKILQNAVWGLRQLLSAAPSEPSRQAPEPAGSGRAALLTQAPGYRLQVDPEAIDLHRYQRRVEEGRAKLTAGDPAQAARLLRDALALWRGTALADLVETGVCWPELTTIQNARLDAVEDCFEAELACGRHHEILPELEATATTATLRERSYGQLVLALYRCGRQADALNAYSRLRTALVEELGLEPSRELQALQQAILNHDPALNLEAAEPAPAPVELRRPARPAAPTTEAAPPRPVTPAPTPSAAPSSAAAPSLPLSPSGAPSPSAPSGAGPRPATAEREQVSVLIMRTILDVELHQDAPSDIDELLDEMSGMIQEHIRHFGGVVAASIGSVSLALFKGRQGEGHAEDAVFAAMAIRDGFRAAAGLLAHSAPAGQQPEFHAAVATGDALLRYHREDPTVPVSITGSLLDRCQQLLDLAEEGELLACDATYRATSALVAYGDGPAFEDAEGAGWPIHGPRRGARPQEGLPTVERELELELLRGVLDRTRLRSMPHLVTVLGDRGIGKTTFLAEFERLVADRSTPVRVLVSRAPATGDGSVAATQAETLKAYCGITPADSPDAARTKLAEALDRLVCPAESAWLLPCLLRLLDPAAAENAYDAQDAEPAEGAPTASEGWCRLITEIAIAEPLVIVIDDLHNAEDALLDLADNFAELSGPIPLLVVAAAGPELLGRRPGWGGGRRHATTITLEPLSDTAIDHLLGLVLPNSRTSSRTSASWFRKAVRADSASTPRDQRRHTLNPLRAAAGRDAGPPWPLIIPHAS